The following DNA comes from Pieris napi chromosome 18, ilPieNapi1.2, whole genome shotgun sequence.
CGTGTAAAATGGTTTAAAGCAGCCTTTGAGACACAGTACGGCGTCGCACCTTTGATTCTCGGTGCCAAAGAGCCAGCGACACTTGATATATTGACGATATTTCCTTTAGTTTTGACCAGATATGGTGCTGCCAGGGAGGTCACGTTAAGATGCGCTCGGACATTAACTTTCATGGTCTCATCATACATTTCCAAGAAGTTACCTTCCAAAATAGTTGCATTTCGCATCATCCCAGCATTGTTGACCAACACATCTAGTTTTCCAAATGTTTTTATGACAGATGcaaccatttttttacactCTTCGTCGTCGCCTACGTCGGCCTTGATTACCAACGGTTTGGAATATTTGGAACAGTTTTCGGCGACTTTGTTCAGTTTTTCCACGTTCCTGCCGACAATGGCCACGCTGGCTCCATTTTTAGCGAATTCAACAGCCGTCGCGGCTCCAATACCGGAGCTAGCGCCCGTTATAAGCACTACTTTGCCTTTGAAACTCATTGTTACAAAGTAGATGTTCATTACTGCATTTATATAGACGACAATCTATTATTATGAGTTGTTGAGATAATAAGCACTTGTAAACTTACGCAAGTCATGTTTATAAGTGCTGTATGACCTTT
Coding sequences within:
- the LOC125058639 gene encoding 3-oxoacyl-[acyl-carrier-protein] reductase FabG-like, with the protein product MSFKGKVVLITGASSGIGAATAVEFAKNGASVAIVGRNVEKLNKVAENCSKYSKPLVIKADVGDDEECKKMVASVIKTFGKLDVLVNNAGMMRNATILEGNFLEMYDETMKVNVRAHLNVTSLAAPYLVKTKGNIVNISSVAGSLAPRIKGATPYCVSKAALNHFTRCAALELAGEGVRVNTVSPGPVITDFMDNAGITDIKIENFADSMPLKRVSQSVEIADMILFLASDKAVGVTGSEFIIDNGYMIKN